The proteins below come from a single Microcoleus sp. FACHB-68 genomic window:
- the fni gene encoding type 2 isopentenyl-diphosphate Delta-isomerase — MNVPAETQNRKADHLRICLEEDVQFHQTTGLERYRFTHCCLPELDRSEIDLTTTFLGKQLSAPLLISSMTGGTELAKTINYRLAEVAQHYNIAMGVGSQRVAVENPQVADTFAVRSLAPDILLFANLGAVQLNYTYGIDECRRVIDLLEADALILHINPLQECVQSQGDTNFRGLLDKINELCADLSIPVIAKEVGNGISAAMARKLMEAGVSAIDVAGAGGTSWAKVEGERATDAKQRRLGNTFADWGLPTAECITGIRAITPDIPLIASGGLRNGLEVAKAIALGADLAGLAWPFLQAAAESENALYSLVDILIAEITTVLFCTGNATLFDLKHSGALQRLG, encoded by the coding sequence ATGAATGTGCCGGCAGAAACTCAAAATCGCAAGGCAGATCACCTGCGGATCTGTTTAGAGGAAGACGTACAATTTCACCAAACAACCGGACTGGAACGTTACCGTTTCACTCACTGTTGTTTACCAGAACTTGACCGCAGTGAAATTGATTTAACAACCACATTTCTGGGTAAACAACTGAGTGCGCCGCTACTGATTTCTTCCATGACCGGCGGCACAGAGTTGGCAAAAACCATTAATTATCGCTTAGCTGAGGTCGCTCAGCATTATAACATTGCAATGGGCGTGGGTTCTCAGCGGGTGGCGGTGGAAAATCCCCAAGTAGCAGATACGTTTGCCGTGCGATCGCTTGCCCCGGATATTCTTCTGTTTGCCAATTTAGGCGCAGTACAACTTAATTACACCTACGGCATTGATGAATGCCGGCGTGTCATCGACTTATTAGAGGCAGATGCGCTAATTCTGCACATCAATCCCCTGCAAGAGTGCGTTCAAAGTCAAGGCGATACGAACTTTAGAGGCTTACTTGACAAAATCAATGAATTGTGCGCTGATTTATCAATTCCTGTAATTGCCAAGGAAGTTGGGAACGGCATCTCAGCAGCAATGGCCAGGAAACTCATGGAAGCCGGTGTTTCTGCCATTGACGTTGCCGGTGCCGGCGGGACATCTTGGGCGAAGGTAGAAGGGGAACGCGCCACAGATGCCAAACAGCGCCGGTTAGGCAACACCTTTGCTGACTGGGGGTTGCCAACGGCTGAGTGCATCACCGGCATTCGAGCGATTACCCCAGACATCCCCTTGATCGCCTCTGGAGGATTGCGTAACGGGTTAGAAGTCGCCAAAGCGATCGCACTCGGTGCAGATTTAGCCGGTTTAGCATGGCCTTTCCTACAGGCAGCAGCCGAATCAGAAAACGCCCTTTACAGCCTTGTAGATATCTTAATCGCAGAAATTACCACCGTACTTTTTTGCACCGGCAACGCCACCTTATTCGATTTGAAACACTCTGGGGCTTTGCAGCGATTAGGATAG
- the sppA gene encoding signal peptide peptidase SppA: MRDFLKYTFASLLGSLLGLVLLSSLGIGGLIFLIIAAASQDSGPKIEDKSVLVFDLSTEIRDTKPGSSTSQAIQQALSDEESDALTLRTVLDGLDQATKDKRIVALYLQGSSTGNSNGLATLKEVREALEKFRAAGKQIIAYDDDWTEGEYYLASVANKVVVNPLGTMELNGFSSQTMFLTGALNKYGVGVQVVRVGKYKAAVEPVERTQMSPENKQQTQKFLNDFWGEFRTSVGKNRQLTPNQIQTLADTQGLFMPKEAQQRKLVDKVAYFDEVVAELKELGSADKEDKTFRQINLTTYAKANETRKELTNTSKNTIAIVYAEGEIVDGQGGVREVGGDRLAKQLRQLRLDKDVKAVVLRVNSPGGSATASEVIQREVKLTGKEKPVVVSMGNVAASGGYWISTDADKIFAEPTTITGSIGVFGMLLNVQELANNNGITWDVVKTARYADAKTNARPKTEQELAVYRKMVQQVYDQFLTKVAESRKIPKQTVNEIAQGRVWSGLEAKRIGLVDQMGGIQDAITEAAKLAKLEDNWQVEEYPKTRTFEQRIVQKLIGAQVFSPAVKPDPLTLEWKKLQQELAIFTSLNDPRGIYARLPYNFRID, translated from the coding sequence ATGCGCGATTTCCTCAAGTACACCTTTGCGAGTTTATTAGGAAGCCTCCTAGGACTTGTGCTGCTCTCCAGTTTGGGGATCGGGGGACTGATATTTTTAATCATCGCCGCCGCCTCCCAAGACTCCGGGCCAAAAATCGAAGACAAATCCGTGTTAGTTTTCGACTTATCTACAGAGATTAGAGATACCAAACCCGGTTCCTCCACCAGCCAAGCCATTCAACAAGCACTTTCTGATGAAGAAAGCGACGCGCTTACCCTGCGTACCGTTCTCGACGGTTTAGATCAAGCAACCAAGGACAAACGCATCGTCGCGCTTTATTTGCAAGGCAGCAGCACCGGCAATAGCAACGGCTTAGCCACCCTCAAAGAAGTGCGAGAAGCCTTAGAAAAATTTCGCGCTGCCGGTAAACAAATTATTGCCTATGACGACGACTGGACAGAAGGCGAATACTACCTCGCCTCCGTGGCTAATAAAGTTGTCGTCAATCCCCTCGGCACAATGGAACTCAACGGGTTTAGTTCCCAAACCATGTTCCTAACGGGTGCCTTAAATAAATACGGCGTTGGCGTGCAAGTGGTGCGGGTTGGCAAATATAAAGCGGCTGTTGAACCAGTTGAGCGCACCCAGATGAGTCCAGAAAACAAACAGCAAACGCAAAAATTCTTGAACGACTTTTGGGGCGAGTTTCGCACGAGTGTCGGTAAAAACCGGCAATTAACGCCAAACCAAATACAAACCCTTGCCGACACCCAAGGCTTATTCATGCCAAAGGAAGCCCAACAACGTAAACTTGTTGATAAAGTTGCTTACTTTGATGAAGTCGTCGCAGAACTCAAGGAACTGGGTAGCGCAGACAAAGAAGACAAAACCTTTCGTCAAATTAACCTAACGACCTACGCGAAAGCAAACGAAACCCGTAAAGAACTCACAAACACCTCTAAAAATACCATTGCCATCGTCTACGCTGAAGGTGAGATCGTCGATGGACAAGGCGGAGTTAGAGAAGTTGGCGGCGATCGCTTAGCAAAACAATTGCGGCAGTTGCGACTTGATAAAGATGTCAAAGCCGTTGTGCTGCGGGTAAACAGTCCCGGTGGCAGCGCCACAGCATCCGAAGTCATTCAGCGAGAAGTCAAACTCACCGGCAAAGAAAAGCCGGTTGTCGTTTCTATGGGGAACGTTGCTGCCTCTGGTGGCTACTGGATTTCAACCGATGCCGACAAGATTTTTGCCGAACCGACAACGATCACCGGCTCAATCGGCGTATTTGGAATGCTGCTAAATGTTCAAGAACTTGCTAATAACAATGGCATCACTTGGGATGTTGTAAAAACCGCACGCTATGCTGATGCTAAAACTAACGCCCGTCCTAAAACCGAACAAGAACTCGCGGTTTATCGCAAGATGGTGCAGCAAGTTTACGATCAATTTCTCACTAAAGTAGCCGAGTCGCGGAAAATCCCCAAACAAACCGTTAATGAAATTGCTCAAGGGCGCGTTTGGTCAGGTTTAGAAGCGAAAAGAATTGGCTTAGTCGATCAAATGGGTGGCATCCAAGATGCGATTACTGAGGCGGCTAAACTTGCCAAGCTAGAAGATAACTGGCAAGTGGAAGAGTATCCTAAAACTCGCACTTTTGAACAGCGCATTGTGCAAAAACTGATTGGCGCTCAGGTTTTCTCGCCGGCAGTCAAGCCCGATCCACTCACTCTAGAATGGAAGAAACTCCAGCAAGAACTAGCCATTTTCACCAGCCTCAACGATCCTCGCGGCATTTACGCTCGTTTACCATACAACTTTCGCATTGACTAA
- a CDS encoding GDYXXLXY domain-containing protein, which translates to MTSNFDENVENQQMTSWEAPKKPLRGWRLWVPLLLQTVIIGSVPAQAVYTHLTGTTVILQTAPVDPYDLLRGYYQTLSYDISNQSNLKTLPGWNDLPGGTTTCPTVKPPAKSTCKPEKYLNPETELYVILEAPKTAATSGRPQPWKPMRVSQELPNQLPANQVALKGKYSGGIQYGLEQYFMPEDQREQINNDINQAQARQPGQTRQAQPFVVEVKVNAQGHAVPVSLWVRERNYRF; encoded by the coding sequence ATGACTTCTAACTTCGATGAAAACGTTGAAAATCAGCAAATGACCAGTTGGGAGGCACCGAAAAAGCCGTTACGTGGTTGGCGGCTGTGGGTTCCCTTACTATTACAAACTGTGATAATTGGTTCTGTGCCGGCTCAAGCAGTTTACACTCACCTCACCGGCACCACTGTAATTTTGCAAACTGCGCCGGTTGATCCCTACGATCTTTTGCGCGGTTACTATCAAACGCTTAGCTACGACATTTCCAATCAAAGTAATCTGAAAACTCTTCCCGGCTGGAACGATTTACCGGGTGGTACAACAACTTGCCCGACGGTTAAACCCCCTGCTAAAAGCACTTGCAAGCCAGAGAAATATCTAAACCCAGAAACCGAGCTTTATGTAATTTTAGAGGCACCCAAAACGGCTGCAACTTCCGGACGCCCCCAACCTTGGAAGCCGATGCGCGTCAGTCAGGAACTTCCAAATCAGTTGCCGGCCAATCAGGTAGCACTCAAAGGGAAATATAGCGGCGGAATTCAGTACGGCTTGGAACAGTATTTTATGCCGGAAGACCAAAGGGAGCAGATTAACAATGACATTAATCAAGCTCAGGCAAGGCAACCGGGACAAACTAGACAAGCGCAACCTTTTGTGGTTGAAGTTAAGGTCAACGCTCAAGGTCATGCCGTGCCGGTGAGCCTTTGGGTGCGGGAACGGAATTATCGGTTTTAG
- a CDS encoding DUF2157 domain-containing protein, translating into MVSDKFRHQLRHETEQWQAEGLINAELYQQISERYQFDSLETSARNRFIAIVIGLGGILLGLAVITFVAANWQAWSREVRVMLLLSLFIGVNAAGFYLWRTPPTSAAQRKENGGKQRLGQALLLLGAIILGANMALMAQMFHIGGSPYGLYLAWGLGVLAMAYSLRLTSLGVLAILLIGCGYWLGVFTWGAKESSWLALLVQHMPVVASLLFVPLAYWCRSRAIFALAAILVVFSLETSLAQGSSGAPALMTALMCAMPPALLWGYDDTLWPHIHRKLFQPLARNLALLCLAITFYILAFQWLWQSSPRQPVDAQTLMGWSSLLDVALLGALIVWQWLRLGRQGRNHPTRRGVDLTTNVIACFIAISALIPLFHNSFSPISELAIFLFNVLLFLLAGGLIREGLALGNRPTFWGGITLLALQIVSRLLEYETGLLFKAFVFFLCGIGVIAAGLLFERYSSVLTPSQENSQ; encoded by the coding sequence ATGGTTTCAGATAAGTTTCGTCACCAGCTACGCCACGAAACAGAACAGTGGCAAGCTGAGGGATTAATTAATGCCGAGTTGTATCAGCAAATATCAGAACGCTATCAATTTGATAGCCTTGAAACTTCCGCTCGCAATCGCTTTATTGCAATTGTCATTGGCTTAGGAGGAATTCTTTTAGGCTTAGCCGTCATCACCTTTGTGGCGGCCAACTGGCAAGCCTGGTCGCGAGAGGTGAGAGTTATGCTGCTGCTGAGTTTATTTATTGGGGTGAATGCAGCCGGCTTCTATCTGTGGCGAACTCCTCCAACCTCTGCGGCACAACGAAAGGAAAACGGAGGCAAGCAGCGGCTAGGTCAGGCATTATTGCTTTTAGGGGCAATCATTCTGGGCGCGAATATGGCCCTGATGGCTCAGATGTTCCACATTGGCGGTTCCCCCTATGGGTTGTATTTAGCTTGGGGGCTGGGCGTGCTGGCAATGGCTTACAGCCTGCGTTTGACTTCCTTAGGCGTCTTAGCGATTCTGTTAATTGGGTGTGGTTATTGGCTAGGCGTGTTCACTTGGGGAGCGAAAGAGTCTTCTTGGCTGGCGCTGCTGGTGCAACATATGCCGGTGGTTGCTAGCTTGCTGTTTGTGCCACTTGCTTATTGGTGCCGGTCTCGCGCGATTTTTGCCTTAGCTGCGATTTTAGTGGTTTTTTCCCTAGAAACGTCTCTCGCTCAAGGGTCGAGTGGGGCACCGGCTTTAATGACCGCCCTCATGTGTGCGATGCCGCCAGCTCTGTTATGGGGTTATGATGACACGCTTTGGCCTCATATACATCGCAAACTATTTCAGCCGCTTGCTCGCAATTTAGCCCTGCTGTGCCTCGCTATTACGTTTTATATATTAGCCTTTCAGTGGCTTTGGCAGTCTTCGCCGAGACAGCCGGTTGATGCCCAAACGCTGATGGGTTGGAGTTCCCTGCTGGATGTTGCGCTTTTAGGTGCTTTGATTGTCTGGCAATGGCTTCGCTTAGGGCGTCAAGGTAGAAACCACCCGACTCGCCGAGGAGTGGATCTGACGACTAATGTTATTGCCTGTTTTATTGCGATCAGTGCCTTAATTCCTTTATTTCATAACAGTTTCAGCCCGATTTCTGAGCTAGCAATATTTCTGTTTAATGTGCTGCTGTTTCTTTTAGCCGGCGGCTTGATTCGGGAAGGACTCGCACTCGGAAATCGTCCAACTTTCTGGGGTGGGATTACGCTATTGGCGCTGCAAATTGTGAGCCGGCTGCTAGAGTACGAGACCGGCTTATTATTTAAAGCATTTGTCTTCTTCTTATGCGGGATAGGGGTAATTGCTGCCGGACTTTTGTTTGAGCGCTACTCTTCTGTGTTAACGCCTTCTCAGGAGAATTCCCAATGA
- a CDS encoding metalloregulator ArsR/SmtB family transcription factor, translating to MEDKQKAKNQILHRLKMHGAQTAATLAEQLQVSPMAIRQHLQTLQAEGWVTYREERRPQGRPVKLWQLTERSGNFFPDSHADLMVDLLRGVETVFGAAGLEKLLAERTNRQVQSYTPRLAEVAGSSDWRQRVVVLAQCRSQEGYMAEVIEQPDHSLLLVENHCPINAAARTCQMLCQSELEVFKTLLGPAVSIERIEHIMQGDRRCAYRVMSET from the coding sequence ATGGAGGATAAACAAAAAGCGAAAAATCAAATTTTGCATCGATTGAAAATGCACGGAGCGCAAACTGCCGCAACCTTAGCGGAACAATTGCAGGTTTCTCCGATGGCAATACGCCAGCATTTACAAACGCTGCAAGCCGAGGGATGGGTGACTTACCGAGAAGAACGGCGTCCCCAAGGCCGGCCTGTGAAGTTGTGGCAGTTGACCGAGCGTTCTGGCAATTTCTTTCCCGATAGCCATGCAGACTTGATGGTTGACCTACTGAGGGGCGTTGAGACAGTTTTTGGAGCGGCAGGTTTGGAAAAACTGCTAGCAGAACGCACCAACCGGCAAGTACAAAGCTACACCCCTCGCTTGGCGGAAGTAGCCGGCAGCAGTGATTGGCGGCAGCGAGTTGTTGTACTCGCCCAGTGTCGCAGCCAAGAAGGCTACATGGCGGAAGTAATCGAACAGCCGGATCACAGCTTGCTTTTAGTGGAAAATCACTGTCCCATCAATGCAGCCGCCCGCACGTGTCAGATGTTGTGCCAATCTGAACTAGAGGTTTTTAAAACCTTGTTAGGGCCGGCAGTCAGCATTGAACGAATTGAACATATTATGCAGGGTGATCGCCGGTGCGCTTATAGAGTGATGAGTGAAACGTAA
- a CDS encoding EAL domain-containing protein, with protein sequence MGGKSFLGRLHRLIVAYCALGILATGAVIAVVSILPLYQHLKQDEHKNLLIAVRSKAVAVEDYVEQTKDTALRIARETQLRENLEAYNRQKLSLNALQNLSTPKLREALKTSPDVAGISRLDRTGKQVVSVGLPIPAEFWPVPAAGSQTVRVHAPVILSGTAYLAVGVPILNELSQRAGTDIVVFKLDRLQQQILSNNTGFGEAGQTVIGRLHPDGVEVFFSLRNPKNTDSSPQIVEANFKNNIVGIWSCWLIPTCPDIQNSKNLLIQDRSSLIFSKTSAVAQALEKAVHQDTGLFISHLGKEPQVIAYSPIQGSDWGLAVIMPSGQLYAPANRQIVSLGSALVLLILAGTTGTILCLRPLANATILHAGDLERLVRQKTLPLPANRQSTLAQAALPSRQRYRFTDAGGAEAVWEWNLETNELDFSSQWKALLGYEESEIGTHPDEWFKRVHPDEMERVKAEITVHLAGLTAYFYNEHRILHQDGNYRWVRAQGMAIRNAAGKAFAMAGAISDMTERKTLEQENLRLAAFPRNDPNPVLASDGEGNLIYLNPAARRVLDKLNLDKPAGFLPANHRQLVRSCLDTNQSERHIEVKVQERIYSWSYHPLAQLNVVHLYALDITERQWAEEQLLQAAWHDELTGLPNRTLFIHRLEQAVARAKQSQDGLFAVLFLDLDRFKVVNDSLGHMLGDQFLIAIARRIEACLRRGDVVARLGGDEFTILLATIRDLNDATSFAERIQQQLMLPVNLNGHDVFTTGSIGIAIGSYHQKPGLDEVNGRPYEQPEYFLRDADLAMYRAKALGKARYVVFDSAMHKHALALLELENDLRRAVQSEKLQVKSEGKEIPVSSFLCEFLLHYQPIVALDTGRIAGFEALVRWQHPERGLISPAEFIPVAEETGLIVPLGAWVLLEACRQLRHWQELFPSARDLTMTVNLSGKQLSQPNLLGQIDEILQQTGINPLCLKLEITESVLMENAAAAAEVLEQLRNRNIGLCIDDFGTGYSSLSYLHRFPINTLKIDRSFVSEMAGDDENSEIVRAIVMLAHNLGMYVVAEGVETEKQLVQLWALQCEYGQGYFFSKPLPSEAAEALMVSEPQW encoded by the coding sequence ATGGGTGGCAAGAGCTTTTTAGGACGCTTACATAGATTGATTGTTGCCTATTGTGCACTGGGGATTTTGGCCACCGGCGCAGTGATTGCTGTTGTAAGTATTTTGCCTCTATACCAACATCTCAAACAAGACGAACACAAAAATTTGCTCATTGCCGTCAGAAGTAAAGCTGTAGCCGTTGAAGACTATGTTGAGCAAACAAAAGATACTGCTTTGCGAATCGCCAGGGAAACTCAACTTCGTGAGAACCTAGAGGCTTACAACCGGCAGAAGCTCAGCTTAAATGCCTTACAAAACCTCAGTACGCCAAAACTGCGAGAAGCGCTCAAAACATCCCCAGACGTGGCAGGCATCAGCCGGCTTGATCGAACCGGCAAGCAAGTGGTGAGTGTGGGATTGCCAATTCCCGCAGAATTTTGGCCCGTCCCGGCTGCCGGTTCTCAAACAGTTAGGGTTCACGCTCCAGTCATTCTAAGCGGGACTGCCTATTTAGCTGTCGGTGTTCCAATTTTGAATGAATTATCACAGCGAGCCGGCACAGACATTGTTGTGTTCAAGCTTGACCGTTTACAGCAGCAAATTTTATCAAACAACACGGGGTTCGGTGAAGCCGGCCAAACAGTCATCGGAAGGCTTCATCCCGATGGAGTCGAGGTGTTTTTCTCCTTGAGAAACCCCAAAAACACTGACTCTTCCCCACAGATAGTAGAGGCAAATTTTAAAAATAATATTGTGGGAATTTGGAGTTGCTGGCTAATTCCAACCTGCCCAGATATACAAAACTCTAAAAATTTATTGATTCAAGATCGCTCATCCTTAATTTTTTCCAAAACTTCTGCGGTGGCGCAAGCTTTAGAAAAAGCGGTTCATCAAGATACCGGCCTGTTCATTTCTCACCTAGGCAAAGAGCCGCAGGTCATCGCCTACAGCCCTATTCAAGGCAGCGATTGGGGTTTAGCGGTGATTATGCCTTCTGGCCAACTATATGCGCCGGCTAACCGCCAGATTGTTTCCCTCGGCAGTGCGCTCGTTCTGTTGATTTTGGCCGGCACCACCGGCACAATCCTATGCCTGCGTCCGCTTGCCAACGCAACCATTCTTCACGCCGGCGACTTAGAGCGACTTGTGCGGCAAAAAACATTACCCTTGCCAGCCAATCGTCAAAGCACTTTGGCACAAGCCGCTTTACCCTCCAGGCAGCGGTATCGCTTCACAGATGCCGGTGGCGCTGAGGCTGTGTGGGAGTGGAATTTAGAAACAAACGAGCTTGATTTTTCTTCCCAGTGGAAAGCCTTGCTGGGTTATGAAGAAAGCGAAATTGGCACTCATCCAGATGAATGGTTCAAGCGGGTGCATCCAGACGAGATGGAGCGAGTTAAGGCAGAGATTACCGTTCATTTAGCCGGTCTCACCGCTTATTTTTACAACGAACATCGCATCTTACATCAAGACGGCAACTACCGATGGGTGCGAGCGCAGGGAATGGCCATTCGGAATGCTGCCGGCAAGGCATTTGCAATGGCTGGTGCGATTAGCGACATGACCGAACGCAAGACCCTTGAGCAAGAGAATCTGCGTTTGGCGGCGTTTCCCAGAAATGACCCGAATCCTGTTCTGGCATCCGATGGGGAAGGCAACTTAATTTACCTCAATCCAGCCGCACGGCGCGTGCTGGACAAGCTGAATCTCGACAAACCAGCGGGTTTTTTGCCGGCAAACCACCGCCAGCTCGTGCGTAGCTGTCTGGACACTAACCAAAGCGAGCGGCACATTGAAGTGAAAGTTCAAGAGCGCATCTACTCTTGGAGTTATCATCCCCTGGCCCAGCTCAATGTTGTACATCTGTATGCACTTGATATTACAGAGCGCCAGTGGGCTGAGGAGCAATTATTGCAAGCGGCATGGCACGACGAACTCACAGGGCTGCCGAACCGAACCCTCTTTATCCACCGGCTAGAACAGGCAGTGGCGCGGGCGAAACAGAGCCAAGATGGTTTATTTGCCGTGCTGTTTCTGGATCTTGATCGCTTCAAGGTGGTTAACGACAGTTTGGGGCATATGTTGGGAGATCAGTTTCTGATAGCGATCGCGCGGCGAATAGAAGCGTGCTTGCGTCGCGGTGATGTGGTCGCCAGACTGGGAGGAGATGAGTTTACCATTTTGCTGGCTACGATCCGTGACTTAAATGATGCCACCAGTTTTGCCGAACGCATTCAACAACAACTGATGCTGCCGGTTAATTTGAACGGACATGATGTGTTTACCACCGGCAGTATTGGGATTGCGATCGGCTCATATCACCAAAAGCCCGGACTTGATGAAGTCAATGGACGCCCTTACGAGCAACCCGAATACTTTCTACGCGATGCCGATCTCGCCATGTATCGTGCGAAGGCTTTGGGTAAGGCGCGGTATGTGGTATTTGACTCTGCCATGCACAAACACGCCTTGGCTCTATTGGAGTTAGAAAATGACTTGCGACGAGCCGTTCAAAGTGAAAAATTACAGGTTAAAAGTGAAGGAAAAGAAATTCCAGTCTCTTCTTTTTTATGTGAATTTCTATTACATTACCAGCCAATTGTTGCTCTGGATACAGGCAGAATTGCTGGCTTCGAGGCGCTGGTGCGCTGGCAGCACCCAGAGCGAGGTCTGATTTCACCGGCAGAATTTATTCCGGTGGCCGAAGAAACGGGTTTGATTGTTCCTTTGGGGGCGTGGGTGCTCCTAGAAGCGTGCCGGCAGTTGCGTCACTGGCAAGAACTGTTTCCCTCCGCACGCGACTTGACAATGACAGTTAATCTTTCGGGTAAACAGCTCTCGCAACCCAATTTATTAGGGCAAATCGATGAAATTTTGCAACAAACCGGCATCAATCCTCTTTGTTTAAAGCTGGAGATTACTGAAAGTGTGCTGATGGAAAATGCCGCAGCAGCGGCTGAGGTGCTGGAGCAGCTAAGAAATCGAAATATTGGATTGTGTATTGATGACTTCGGCACCGGCTATTCTTCTTTGAGTTATTTGCATCGCTTTCCGATTAATACCTTAAAGATTGATCGCTCTTTTGTCAGTGAGATGGCCGGCGATGACGAAAACTCAGAAATTGTGCGGGCCATTGTTATGCTGGCGCATAATTTGGGAATGTATGTGGTAGCAGAAGGCGTGGAAACCGAGAAGCAACTGGTGCAACTCTGGGCACTGCAATGTGAATACGGGCAGGGCTATTTTTTTTCTAAGCCGTTACCGAGTGAAGCGGCTGAGGCGTTAATGGTATCTGAGCCACAGTGGTAA
- a CDS encoding Uma2 family endonuclease, which translates to MQTQTRYYTPEEYLALEEKAEYKNEYRDGEIIPMTGGTTNHNKIAGNFYANLKFALRGQNYDTYIGDVRLWIPRYRQYTYPDVMVIQGEPIYTGTNTTTVTNPLLIVEVLSKSTKNYDLGDKFIYYRSIPEFKEYILIDQTKYHVMQHNQTNDGKWILTDYESETAVLELNSLKFQINLHDIYEKVNFADGED; encoded by the coding sequence ATGCAAACTCAAACACGCTACTACACCCCAGAAGAATATTTAGCACTTGAAGAGAAGGCTGAATATAAAAATGAATACCGAGATGGAGAAATTATCCCGATGACAGGTGGAACAACTAATCATAATAAGATTGCCGGCAACTTTTATGCAAACTTGAAGTTTGCTTTAAGAGGACAGAACTACGATACTTATATTGGTGATGTGCGCTTGTGGATACCTCGTTATCGTCAGTACACCTATCCTGACGTGATGGTAATCCAGGGAGAACCCATCTATACGGGAACCAATACAACGACTGTAACCAATCCTTTGCTAATTGTTGAAGTCTTATCTAAATCTACTAAAAATTATGATTTAGGAGATAAGTTTATTTACTATCGCTCAATTCCTGAATTTAAGGAATATATTTTAATTGATCAAACGAAATATCATGTCATGCAGCACAATCAAACGAATGATGGCAAATGGATCTTAACTGACTATGAATCTGAAACCGCAGTTTTAGAATTAAATTCTTTGAAATTTCAAATTAATTTGCATGACATTTATGAAAAAGTCAATTTTGCAGATGGTGAAGATTAA